A single genomic interval of Acidobacteriota bacterium harbors:
- a CDS encoding ketoacyl-ACP synthase III — MRYPKIIGTGSFVPEKVLTNADMSEMLGEDINEFVSQIVGISERHMCTEHESTADLATAAARNALAAANIKPEDLDLIILATDTPEYLSPSTSVVVQHRIGAKNAGTFDVNCACAGFVTALDTACKFIVADKAYTNILVIGAYAMSKFLDFTEKKTCTIFADGAGAVVVQASTKGPGLLASKLVADGTFHDHMGIYAGGTHMPVTEEVLREGRHTKVRFAKKYPPEINLEGWPAIIRDVLAKAKLQLDDVDFFLFTQVNLSTIQIVMQKLELPWEKTHTIMGKWGYTGSACIPMCLDDAVQAGKIKPGMKIILCASGGGLNMACALVQW; from the coding sequence ATGCGCTATCCAAAAATTATTGGGACAGGTTCATTTGTCCCTGAAAAAGTCCTGACCAATGCCGACATGAGCGAAATGCTTGGGGAGGACATCAATGAATTTGTGTCCCAGATTGTCGGTATTTCCGAACGCCACATGTGTACTGAACATGAAAGCACGGCTGATCTGGCCACGGCAGCGGCTCGCAATGCTCTGGCAGCAGCCAACATCAAGCCTGAAGACCTGGATTTAATCATTCTGGCCACGGACACGCCGGAATACCTTTCTCCTTCAACTTCAGTTGTGGTTCAGCACCGGATTGGGGCGAAAAACGCTGGGACCTTTGACGTCAATTGTGCCTGCGCCGGGTTTGTGACAGCACTCGACACGGCCTGTAAATTTATCGTGGCTGACAAGGCATACACCAATATTCTGGTCATCGGGGCCTATGCCATGAGCAAATTCCTCGATTTTACCGAAAAGAAAACGTGCACGATTTTTGCTGACGGTGCTGGCGCTGTGGTGGTACAGGCTTCGACGAAAGGTCCGGGATTGCTGGCTTCAAAACTGGTGGCGGATGGAACATTTCACGACCACATGGGCATTTATGCCGGTGGGACGCATATGCCGGTGACTGAAGAAGTGCTCCGCGAAGGCCGACACACCAAAGTCCGCTTTGCCAAGAAATACCCGCCTGAGATCAATCTCGAAGGCTGGCCGGCAATCATTCGAGATGTCCTGGCCAAGGCCAAACTTCAGTTGGACGATGTTGATTTCTTTTTGTTCACCCAGGTCAATTTGAGCACCATTCAAATCGTGATGCAGAAGCTGGAGCTCCCCTGGGAGAAAACCCACACCATTATGGGGAAATGGGGCTACACTGGCTCTGCCTGTATCCCGATGTGTCTGGATGATGCCGTGCAGGCTGGAAAGATCAAACCA
- a CDS encoding alpha/beta fold hydrolase has product MPLATLSNSVSLAYDIQGEGPPLVLICGLGTGGWIWCKQVPELAQHFQVITFDPRGVGDSSQVAVPFSIGDLAEDISFLLEHLGLERAHIVGASLGGIVAQQFALTFPHLVERLVLSCTTFGGPNHVLPSGEGLAALMSVSGLNGEERARRNIQFGFTKAYLENNVDDVEDIIRLRLACNIPEHVYLFQVKAASAFNSENEIPTIKASTLVISGDQDIIIPVQNSHNLAQRIPNARLEIVEGAGHAFFIERAGEFNQTVLEFLKGN; this is encoded by the coding sequence ATGCCACTTGCCACACTTTCAAATTCGGTTTCACTGGCCTATGACATTCAAGGTGAAGGCCCACCATTAGTTCTGATTTGTGGGCTGGGAACTGGCGGCTGGATCTGGTGTAAACAAGTTCCAGAGCTGGCCCAGCATTTTCAAGTGATTACCTTTGACCCGCGTGGCGTAGGTGATTCAAGTCAGGTTGCGGTGCCGTTTTCGATTGGCGATCTGGCCGAAGATATCTCTTTCCTGTTGGAACATCTTGGTTTGGAGCGGGCTCACATTGTTGGGGCTTCACTGGGTGGGATTGTCGCTCAGCAGTTTGCGTTGACATTTCCGCATCTGGTCGAGCGACTGGTCCTGTCGTGTACCACGTTTGGGGGACCAAACCATGTGTTGCCCAGTGGTGAAGGGCTGGCGGCGTTGATGTCAGTGAGCGGACTCAACGGCGAAGAACGTGCCCGGCGAAACATCCAGTTTGGGTTTACCAAGGCTTATCTTGAAAATAACGTGGATGATGTTGAAGACATCATCCGGCTGCGGCTGGCATGCAACATTCCCGAGCATGTTTATCTGTTTCAAGTAAAGGCTGCTTCGGCGTTTAATTCCGAAAACGAGATACCAACCATTAAGGCGTCAACACTGGTTATTTCTGGCGACCAGGACATCATTATCCCGGTTCAGAATTCGCATAATTTAGCCCAGCGAATCCCCAATGCGCGGCTGGAAATTGTTGAAGGTGCGGGCCATGCCTTTTTCATCGAACGGGCTGGTGAGTTCAACCAGACGGTACTTGAATTTTTAAAAGGGAATTGA
- a CDS encoding lipase: MLCLSTGFPVWAQSPTPAAQELKASPVSEVTVESVTPADLGLDSESTSGEVKASTTGFTSHFRNWLVSNGYSSYDFARDDVTGGSYGGKSSASDTVVNQPVIFIHGNSDKAIGTGTFGQSGWTASVDYFLSQGYKTSELYATTWGPANAAYSPYQYHSKTNLTRIRKFIEAVLAYTGAAKVDIISHSMGVTLGRKAVKGGSANDLLEGGSYNLGASLTSKVDTFVGIAGANWGLVSCYQTGGSTPTCASTNGLYPGYAIGPWGLSSILSDLNATSHYEGAYVYTIWSTVDEVIGYGCVVWGRYTPQIPAQNGEKRYTSAPYGHFNSKDLTTYYQLRMVKYHSTT, translated from the coding sequence ATGCTTTGCCTTTCAACTGGTTTTCCAGTGTGGGCGCAATCCCCAACCCCAGCCGCTCAGGAACTGAAAGCCAGCCCAGTCTCTGAAGTCACCGTTGAAAGCGTGACACCAGCCGATCTGGGCCTTGATTCGGAATCAACCAGTGGTGAGGTCAAAGCCAGCACCACGGGCTTTACTTCGCACTTTCGGAACTGGCTCGTGAGCAATGGGTATAGCAGTTATGATTTTGCCCGCGACGACGTGACGGGTGGCAGCTATGGCGGGAAATCCAGTGCCAGCGACACGGTGGTGAACCAGCCGGTGATTTTTATTCATGGCAATTCTGATAAAGCCATTGGAACCGGCACGTTTGGTCAAAGCGGCTGGACAGCGTCGGTTGATTACTTTTTGTCCCAGGGCTACAAAACCTCTGAACTCTATGCCACGACCTGGGGCCCGGCCAACGCCGCCTATTCACCCTATCAATACCACTCCAAAACAAATTTGACCCGGATTCGCAAGTTTATCGAAGCCGTGCTGGCTTACACGGGCGCTGCCAAAGTTGACATCATCAGCCATTCGATGGGTGTGACGCTCGGACGCAAAGCGGTGAAGGGCGGTTCGGCCAATGATCTGCTTGAAGGCGGCTCTTATAACCTGGGCGCATCGCTGACGAGCAAGGTTGACACCTTTGTCGGCATTGCGGGCGCCAACTGGGGTCTGGTTTCGTGCTATCAAACCGGCGGTTCAACCCCAACCTGTGCTTCAACCAATGGTCTCTACCCTGGGTACGCGATTGGTCCCTGGGGACTCTCAAGCATTCTTTCGGATTTAAACGCAACCTCCCATTACGAGGGGGCTTACGTTTACACCATCTGGTCCACGGTAGATGAAGTGATCGGCTACGGCTGTGTAGTGTGGGGACGATATACGCCTCAAATCCCGGCTCAAAACGGGGAAAAACGCTATACCAGCGCACCATATGGGCACTTCAATAGCAAGGATTTGACGACCTACTACCAGCTCCGGATGGTGAAATATCATTCAACCACGTAA